The Punica granatum isolate Tunisia-2019 chromosome 4, ASM765513v2, whole genome shotgun sequence genome has a window encoding:
- the LOC116205056 gene encoding polyadenylate-binding protein 1 isoform X2, translated as MDEDHDEALEHEVYGGEIPDEGEEEEGEIEAEAVDGDGDYYEDPASAGAPTTSSSSKDLEDMKKRLKEIEEEAGALRELQAKVEKEMGSAQDSPGASATMAEKEEVDSRSIYVGNVDYGCTPEEVQQHFQSCGTVNRVTILTDKFGQPKGFAYVEFVEVDAVQNALLLNESELHGRQLKVSAKRTNIPGMKQYRGRRPNPFFRSRRPFMPGAPMYPPYGRVPRYRRPVRYRPY; from the exons atggacGAAGATCACGACGAAGCGCTGGAGCACGAAGTCTATGGGGGGGAAATCCCCGACGAaggcgaagaagaggaaggagaaaTTGAAGCTGAAGCTGttgatggtgatggtgatTACTACGAAGATCCAGCATCCGCCGGCGCCCCTACCACCTCCTCCAGCTCCAAG GACCTGGAGGACATGAAGAAGAGGCTCAAGGAGATCGAAGAGGAAGCCGGTGCTCTCCGTGAATTGCAGGCTAAGGTCGAGAAAGAGATGGGCTCTGCTCAAG ATTCCCCTGGTGCCTCTGCAACTATGGCTGAAAAGGAAGAGGTTGATTCGCGGTCAATCTATGTGGGCAAC GTAGATTATGGGTGTACACCTGAGGAAGTTCAACAGCATTTCCAATCCTGTGGAACAGTCAACCGAGTCACCATTCTGACAGACAAGTTTGGCCAACCCAAAGGATTTGCCTATGTGGAGTTTGTCGAAGTTGATGCTGTTCAGAATGCTCTCTTATTGAACGAATCAGAACTGCATGGTCGTCAGTTGAAG GTCTCTGCCAAGAGAACTAACATCCCGGGAATGAAACAGTACAGAGGAAGACGTCCGAACCCATTCTTCCGATCTAGGAGGCCCTTCATGCCTGGTGCTCCTATGTATCCTCCTTATGG GAGGGTTCCGAGGTACAGGCGACCAGTGCGATATAGGCCGTACTGA
- the LOC116206181 gene encoding glutamate dehydrogenase, protein MNALAATNRNFRHAARILGLDSKLEKSLLIPFREIKVECTIPKDDGSLVSYIGFRVQHDNARGPMKGGIRYHPEVEPDEVNALAQLMTWKTAVADIPYGGAKGGIGCNPRDLSQSELERLTRVFTQKIHDLIGTHTDVPAPDMGTNAQTMAWILDEYSKFHGHSPAVVTGKPIDLGGSLGREAATGRGVVFATGALLAEHGKSIKGMTFAIQGFGNVGAWAAKLIHERGGKVIAVSDITGAIRNMNGINIEELLKHKESTGSLKNFEGADKMDPNEVLVHECDVLIPCALGGVLNRDNAADVKAKFIIEAANHPTDPEADEILSKKGVVILPDIYANAGGVTVSYFEWVQNIQGFMWDEDKVNNELQRYMTRAFHNIKGMCQTHDCNLRMGAFTLAVNRVARATLLRGWEA, encoded by the exons ATGAATGCTCTCGCTGCCACCAACCGCAACTTCCGCCACGCTGCCCGCATTCTCGGTCTCGACTCCAAGCTCGAGAAGTCCCTCCTCATCCCCTTCCGAGAGATCAAG gtggAGTGCACGATCCCAAAGGACGATGGGAGTCTGGTCTCTTACATTGGCTTCAGGGTGCAGCACGACAATGCCCGTGGCCCCATGAAGGGAGGCATCAGATATCATCCCGAG GTTGAACCCGATGAAGTTAACGCTCTTGCCCAGTTGATGACATGGAAGACTGCAGTGGCGGACATTCCATACGGTGGAGCAAAGGGTGGGATTGGATGCAATCCCAGGGACTTGAGTCAGAGTGAGCTGGAGCGTCTGACTCGTGTCTTCACTCAGAAGATCCACGATCTCATTGGGACCCATACTGATGTTCCCGCCCCTGATATGGGCACTAATGCCCAG ACTATGGCATGGATTCTGGATGAGTACTCAAAATTTCACGGTCACTCGCCTGCAGTTGTGACAGGGAAACCAATA GATCTTGGCGGTTCATTGGGCAGAGAGGCTGCAACGGGGCGTGGTGTTGTGTTCGCGACCGGAGCTTTACTTGCTGAACACGGGAAATCAATCAAAGGCATGACTTTTGCTATTCAA GGATTCGGAAATGTGGGGGCATGGGCTGCGAAACTCATTCACGAGAGAGGTGGTAAGGTTATTGCAGTGAGTGACATTACTGGTGCAATTAGGAACATGAATGGCATCAATATCGAAGAGTTGCTCAAGCACAAAGAAAGCACAGGGAGTTTGAAAAACTTTGAGGGTGCTGATAAGATGGATCCAAACGAGGTGCTTGTACATGAATGTGATGTCCTCATCCCATGTGCCTTAGGCGGAGTTCTTAATAG GGATAATGCAGCAGATGTTAAGGCTAAGTTCATAATTGAGGCTGCAAACCATCCTACTGATCCAGAAGCTGATGAG ATACTATCCAAGAAAGGAGTTGTAATTCTCCCTGATATTTATGCAAATGCTGGGGGTGTCACTGTGAGCTACTTCGAGTGGGTCCAG aACATTCAAGGATTCATGTGGGATGAGGACAAGGTGAACAATGAGCTTCAGAGGTACATGACGCGAGCTTTCCACAATATCAAGGGCATGTGCCAGACCCACGATTGCAATCTCCGGATGGGAGCCTTCACTCTTGCGGTCAACCGTGTTGCTCGTGCCACCCTGTTGAGGGGTTGGGAAGCCTGA
- the LOC116205056 gene encoding polyadenylate-binding protein 1 isoform X1 yields MDEDHDEALEHEVYGGEIPDEGEEEEGEIEAEAVDGDGDYYEDPASAGAPTTSSSSKDLEDMKKRLKEIEEEAGALRELQAKVEKEMGSAQDSPGASATMAEKEEVDSRSIYVGNVDYGCTPEEVQQHFQSCGTVNRVTILTDKFGQPKGFAYVEFVEVDAVQNALLLNESELHGRQLKVSAKRTNIPGMKQYRGRRPNPFFRSRRPFMPGAPMYPPYGYGRVPRYRRPVRYRPY; encoded by the exons atggacGAAGATCACGACGAAGCGCTGGAGCACGAAGTCTATGGGGGGGAAATCCCCGACGAaggcgaagaagaggaaggagaaaTTGAAGCTGAAGCTGttgatggtgatggtgatTACTACGAAGATCCAGCATCCGCCGGCGCCCCTACCACCTCCTCCAGCTCCAAG GACCTGGAGGACATGAAGAAGAGGCTCAAGGAGATCGAAGAGGAAGCCGGTGCTCTCCGTGAATTGCAGGCTAAGGTCGAGAAAGAGATGGGCTCTGCTCAAG ATTCCCCTGGTGCCTCTGCAACTATGGCTGAAAAGGAAGAGGTTGATTCGCGGTCAATCTATGTGGGCAAC GTAGATTATGGGTGTACACCTGAGGAAGTTCAACAGCATTTCCAATCCTGTGGAACAGTCAACCGAGTCACCATTCTGACAGACAAGTTTGGCCAACCCAAAGGATTTGCCTATGTGGAGTTTGTCGAAGTTGATGCTGTTCAGAATGCTCTCTTATTGAACGAATCAGAACTGCATGGTCGTCAGTTGAAG GTCTCTGCCAAGAGAACTAACATCCCGGGAATGAAACAGTACAGAGGAAGACGTCCGAACCCATTCTTCCGATCTAGGAGGCCCTTCATGCCTGGTGCTCCTATGTATCCTCCTTATGGGTATGG GAGGGTTCCGAGGTACAGGCGACCAGTGCGATATAGGCCGTACTGA
- the LOC116203227 gene encoding probable pterin-4-alpha-carbinolamine dehydratase, chloroplastic, with protein MAATYHQLPSFSLLRPPTRHHADQQAQCRTRTRRAGFLRRTRAMAMGTDLLGDFGARDPFPAELESQFGEKVLGNLDTEHKILIPTASALSLAEQQCSPVSPLQGPMSSDDAHRMLRKVVGWRLIDEDGGLKLQCLWKLRDFKCGVELINRIYKVVEPTGHFPSLHLEQPNQVRAELWTESIGGLSMNDFIVAAKIDLIKTSDLVPKKRIWA; from the exons ATGGCGGCCACCTACCACCAGCTGCCTTCATTCTCCCTCCTCCGGCCCCCAACGCGCCACCACGCCGACCAGCAGGCTCAATGTCGGACTCGGACTCGGCGGGCCGGCTTCCTGAGGAGGACCCGTGCCATGGCCATGGGAACGGACCTGTTGGGAGATTTCGGGGCGAGGGACCCGTTCCCGGCGGAGTTGGAGAGCCAGTTCGGGGAGAAGGTGCTGGGGAACCTGGACACGGAGCATAAGATCCTCATCCCCACCGCTTCTGCCCTTTCCCTCGCCGAGCAACAATGCTCCCCTGTTTCCCCACTGCAAGGCCCCATGTCCTCTGATGATGCTCACCGGATGCTTAGGAAG GTCGTGGGCTGGAGGCTCATAGACGAAGATGGTGGACTTAAGCTGCAGTGCTTGTGGAAGCTGAGAGACTTCAAGTGCGGGGTTGAACTCATCAACAGGATATACAAGGTTGTGGAACCAACGGGTCACTTCCCAAGTCTACATTTGGAGCAGCCAAACCAAGTTAGAGCTGAGCTATGGACTGAATCAATCG GAGGGCTGAGCATGAATGACTTCATTGTGGCGGCCAAGATAGATCTCATCAAAACATCAGATCTTGTCCCGAAGAAGAGAATATGggcataa
- the LOC116205761 gene encoding uncharacterized protein At1g28695-like → MEYLKDRVSHWVVLCVVLVGSSFIFINWSPSASTLLFQLQEQCGPHPTASPSSSNCNTSTAVDESYKDKLDGVLAETSMEGKMLIIAMFNKAYVEGDKSMLDIFLDGFWSGEGTRPFVDHLLLVSMDQTSWERCKFLRLHCYRIQTTGDEHFDKEELFMSRAFIDMMWRRTLFLKDVLTRGYSFIFTDTDILWLRDPFPRLNESVDLQVSVDRFNGKRWSEQNPINTGFYMIRSNNKTIKLFEEWYARRNNNSSYGLKEQDVLENMMHGGMFRKLGLKVRFLETVFFSGFCQNSKDIYVVTTFHANCCRTVAAKVTDLTAALRDWKRFKASSPNQTVPLPFRWSKHKACANTF, encoded by the exons aTGGAGTACCTGAAGGATCGAGTTAGTCATTGGGTTGTTCTCTGTGTCGTGTTGGTGGGTTCCTCATTCATCTTCATCAACTGGTCTCCTTCCGCCTCTACCCTTCTCTTCCAGCTCCAGGAGCAGTGCGGCCCTCACCCGACAGCCTCTCCCAGCTCT AGCAATTGCAATACCAGTACCGCTGTAGATGAGAGTTACAAGGACAAACTTGACGGAGTTCTGGCTGAGACTTCGATGGAAGGCAAGATGCTCATAATAGCCATGTTCAACAAAGCCTATGTGGAGGGCGATAAGTCGATGCTCGATATATTCCTGGATGGGTTTTGGTCTGGTGAAGGCACTCGTCCCTTTGTTGATCACCTCTTACTTGTATCCATGGATCAAACATCATGGGAACGGTGCAAGTTCCTTCGACTTCACTGTTACAGAATCCAGACCACGGGGGATGAACATTTCGACAAGGAGGAGCTGTTCATGTCAAGGGCATTCATCGATATGATGTGGAGGCGGactctctttctcaaggaTGTCCTTACCCGAGGTTACAGCTTCATCTTCacg GACACAGATATACTGTGGCTGAGAGACCCCTTTCCCAGGCTCAACGAATCTGTGGATCTGCAGGTCAGCGTCGACAGGTTCAACGGCAAGCGGTGGTCAGAACAGAACCCAATCAACACGGGATTCTATATGATCCGGTCCAACAACAAGACCATCAAATTATTCGAGGAGTGGTATGCAAGGAGGAACAACAACTCGTCGTATGGGCTGAAGGAGCAGGATGTACTAGAGAACATGATGCATGGAGGCATGTTTAGGAAGTTGGGTCTGAAAGTGAGGTTTCTAGAGACAGTCTTCTTCAGCGGGTTTTGTCAGAACAGCAAAGATATCTATGTGGTAACAACGTTCCATGCCAATTGCTGTCGCACCGTTGCGGCCAAGGTGACTGATCTGACCGCCGCCCTCCGTGATTGGAAGAGGTTCAAGGCCTCCTCTCCTAACCAGACAGTCCCATTGCCGTTTCGATGGTCCAAGCATAAGGCGTGCGCCAAtacattttaa